Genomic window (Zymoseptoria tritici IPO323 chromosome 1, whole genome shotgun sequence):
AGTCGCTTCTTTCGACGCCAGTAGGCCATGGCTATCCCACCAGTTTACAcctccaacaacaaccaACACAACGACTTCCACCTCTCCCAAATTCCCTGACCCGACCCACGATCACTGGCCGGTGCGAGTGACCATCCACTCCCTCGACCGGGAAAAGATGACGATCCAGGGCACAATGGAAGCATACGATGTACCACAACACCCGGCCAgcatctccctcctcaacaacaacaacgcaTCAACCACATCGCGTCCCAAAGCGGGCAGAAAGTCTTCCCCGATCACAACCTACCTCGAAGGTCACATCATCGATCTTACCACCCACTCCTTCCTCACGCCAACTCCCGCCGTCGATCACTCCAAACGCTCAACATCGACCTCTCGCCTCCTTTCCTCTTCACCTATCTCCTTCCCCTCGGCAACCCCTTCGACCGACGCCGCAAATTGGCTTAGACTACCTCCCTTCTCCACCCTCGCCTCTCCTTCAGCCCTAGCGAgaaccctcctctccctctcccgcctTCGCGCCATCCAGCAGGAATACATTTTCATGCGCTGGAAAGAGCGCTGTTTCGTGCATACTTCCTCGGACACGTGTTCGGACGAGGATCGGAGGATGGGAGATCAGGATCGTGGACATGGGTTGACGATTGGAGGGTTCTATTATGTGAGCTTGAGGAGAGCGGatgggagggtggagggacTGTATTTTGATCCGGGAAGTACGCCGTTTCAGAGGGTGAGGTTGGAGGGCGGGAGAGGGGGTTGGCCGGGGGTTGAATTGCGGTGATGCTGTGGATTGTGGTGTGGTGCTGTTTGAATGAGCATCATGGTGGTGGTAAGCATGGTAGACTGCGCACATGATGGCATGGCATGGCTCGGCGTGTGGGTGTGAGCGCTTGGACAAACCCTCGAGTGAGGCTTTGGCCTGATATGATGCATCGACAGGAGTAGGCATATAATGGAAATGCATTACGAACATCGGGCATTGCTTCTTAATGATAACACGACATTTACACCACAAATGAACGAGATGGAGCGCGCAAACTTTTTGTCTTCGGCTGATATCAAGCAACCTCTATGTTCAACGCCATTGTACATCAATGCTCCAGATTGAGCATGCCGAATCATGCATACCCGTAGACATGACATGCGCTCTCCATGAATTCACCGGCAGGATTGGGTCCCATCCGCCACGATATCCCTAGATTGCCTCGGCCTGGCATTGGTTCCTTCCCATCGGCCAGAACAACTTTTCCGTCCCATATTCTCCGTCTACTGCTCAGTCTCGAAGTAGTTGAGGAGAATGGAGCGCTCCTGCGACTCCTCACCCCAGTCCTTGACGACGACACACGAGCAGTTGACGACCTTGCGTGCGTTGCCCTCACGGTCGATTTGGCCTGACAAATCCTGTTAGCGCATGTCCTCGACAATTACATCCCACAGGTGTACACATACAGAGACCCGCCCACTCGCCGAGCTGCTTGCCATCCGGAACCTTGATGAGAGGAATCTTGTGCTCGCCGCACAGAGCGACAACCAACTTCTTGtatgcctcctcctcgcacGCCTCGTTGAGCACGCACATGTGAGCCTGGCGACGATCGAGGGCCTTGCTGGCCTCGCGGAGACCGCGGGCGAGTCCGTCGTGGATCAAGGAGATCTTGAGGACTCCCTTGAGGGCGTCGAGGACAGACATGCTGCCGCCCTTGCTGGTGTCCGctgccacctccacctcatcggcggcgacgacttcttggggtacttcttctccgtcCGACTATAACAGTATCGTTAGTCATTGTCATATTTGGTCGCCATATTCATCGAGGATCGTGGTGAACGGATGTCGGCGGTGGTGATTGCGGTCGTGCATCGAGTGCCTGGAGGTGCCGGGTTTCAAAGGCAGAATCCAGATGCGCATTGAGGCATTGCAGCGCTCTGACATGcgctgtcttcggctgcaaATTGATCGGTGGACGGAATAGCAGAGCCACTCACCATTTTGTGCTGTATATTGCAGTTGTCAGATTTCCTCGAAGGTGTTGATGTGAGTGAGGGATTGGATCAATGAGGCCGAAAAGTCCAAAGTCTTTTCGAAGTGCGGGCCTTGGCGCTTGTATCCGCCGGTTCGGCCATTCTGCGGGGATGGATATCCGGTGAGCTAGCCGGTGGTGACGCTGCTCTCTCTCACTCTCACTCACAACTCTTACTCGAGCCTCCATTAAACATACACATCACCAGCCAGCCATGTCATCAACACGCACCGCCATGAGGCTGTTATCCCCTCGGATACAATGCCTCCAGCGAAAGCCCATCTCTCATACGCAACTCCGCCTCGCATCGTCGCGATACAGCAATCCTGTAAAACGCAGCTTCAATGGAGCTCCTGCTCTGGCACCATCCTTCGTCGGCGGTTCGACTGCCACTCATGATACTCTCGCCATCGTTCCAAATGCACCGCCGCCTTCGGGTCTCGATGCTGTGGCCGATCGCATGGCATGGGAAGAGAAGCGGGCACATGCTCTGCGCCGCATGCGATTCGCGGGTATGGGACTGCTGCTGAGCTTATTCGGAATGGCGGTACTGCTTTACAATCTCGATCTGGACGACCTGGAAAAGGCAGAAAAAGAAAAGCGGCAAAGAATGACGGGAACACAACAGCTTGATGCGAGTAATGATACCAATGCAAAGTTTCAAGGCAAGGAGGTCCACGTTATTGGAGCAGGAGATGGCAAGCGTATTGTTGCGCAGGGACAGGGTGTCGAGATTGATTTGGTAGAGACTGGAACCAGCAGTGTGCCGCATTTCCCTCGAACGATCTACCTTCCCAAGGATGGCTCCGAGCAGAGCGCTGGAGCTGCACCGAACACGCCCGCCAACCCTGGAAACGAGGACAATCAAGAGCAGTACACTCTGCTCGGTCTCGGCATCCGCACGGTCAGCTTTCTCAGCATCCAGGTGTATGTTGTCGGCATGTACATCCGGACGCAAGACCTCAGCGTTCTGCAAGAGACGCTTATACACAACATCAATGAGACTGCGTCTACGTTGATTCTGTCCGAAAAGGAAGAGCTGAAGAAGCGTCTGCTCGATCCCGTGGCAAGTCGGGAGATCTGGATGGAGCTATTGAAAGTTCCCGGTGTGAAGACCGCCTGGCGAGTCACCCCTACCAGGAATACCGACTACGGTCACCTGCGAGACGGATGGATCACCGGCATCAACAATCGAATCAGAGAGTTCAAGCAGGTGGCTCAAGGTGCTGAAACAGAGTATGAAGCAGAAGACTTTGGCAAATCGATCGGAGAATTCAAGAACATCTTTGCAGGCGGCAAGGCGCCAAAGGGGTCTGTTATGATCCTCTCGAGGCAACGAAATGGTAGTCTCGATGTTTGGTTCCAACAAAAGCCAGATGGTACTCCGGAGGAGCAAGCGATGCAGAAGCTTGGCCATGTCGCCGACGAAAGGATTGGCAAGCTCATCTGGTTGGGATACTTGGCTGGAGAGAAGGTCAGCTCGGAAGCTGCGCGGAAGGGCGTGGCAGATGGTTGTGTCAGCTTTGCAAGTCGACCCACGGGCAGCGCGGAGACTATGATCCGTTGATGGCGGTTGTTGACACCGATTCGCAGACTGACATATGGGCACACCACTGGCCCACGCGGGTCGAGATTTCCTGTATACTATTGAAGATACCACTCAGCTAAGCTACGCATCTTCATAAGATGTTCCCTCACGGCTCAAGTCATATCTGCCGTTTCACGCTCGACTCGTCGACTGCGGTGACGGTGCTCCAGCCGTCACAAACACCGTCACGATCACGACTCCATTTCCGGCGCGGCTCGAAGACGAGCTCGAACTGGCTGAAGTGCTTGTTGTGCTTCTGGGTGCTGTTGTGGAAGTCTGCCGAGAcgtcgaagagcttctcgTGGAGGTTATCCTGGTCTGCGATCGACTTGGGGGGTTGGTGCCCGACGTGACCGAAGTCGTGCGACTCAGTCCCGACGCAGAAAGGGAAGAGGATGGTCTCGAAGTGGTTCGCGTGACACTCATGCTTTGGCTTGAGCTGGTCGAAGGACTGAGTCTAGTGGTCGAGACAGGTCTCCTGCTTGAGGTACTGCTACTTGCTCGAGTCGTGCTCGTCGATGCGGAAATTCTTGTCGAGGCCCGGGTTGTTGTCACGACTGGAATGGTTACTCGAGTAGACGTGGTGCTGGGCGGAGGCCTGGTGCTTGTCACTGCAACTGGAGCTGACGACGATCGCGTTCGAGGCCtggtggttgttgttgatcCTGCGGCCGAAGTGGACGTTCTCGACGTTGCGAATGAGGACATGCTGGTCGACCGTGAAGGAGCGGCGGGCCGAGACGTGAAGGAAgtcgagctcgagcttgGAGAGGCTTTGTCGCATATGACGTCCCGAATCGCCTCTGCGTCCAATCCAGCTTGCTCCAATGCATCAGGCCGGAAGCCGGTACATGCTTGATTCGCCAGAAATGACTGCGGACGATCGCGGATTGACTGGAGACTAGACTCGATATCGGCCACCTGTTGGCGGGCACTGGACAGATTCGGGAAGACAATTATGCCGACTTTGACCTCGCATCTGGGATCGAATTAGCAAAGTTGTGGCGCAATCAAATCGACTTGACTTACATCAGCTTGCGGACGAGATCGCCGTCGTACAATTCGGCGTCCAATTCCGCCACGAGTCCAGGCGTGTTGCATGGAGCGAGATTCCCAGTGTTGATCTGATCGATCGCGAACAACGTCGACCTGACCAGCTTGAGGTACTCATCTAGATCTTCTGACAACCCTTGCCCGTCGACAGCGGTCGTTTGCGCTAGCACATGGGTTGCAACGAGGAGAAGACCAAGAAGATATTGAACAAGGTACAACATTTTGCGAATGCAACGGACGGTTGTCGGCGTGGAAGAACCTGATAACAATCATCCGCTCGATGGTCGATGCAAGGGGATCCGCGGGCGAATGATTTATGTTTCACAGCGATTTCCCTGTGTTCGCTAAATTCGGTGCTCACTTTACCCATGCAACGACGTACGACAGCCTCAATCTGTCCTTTTAGGAAGAAGCAGTCCTTTCCAGATCTTCACGGTGCACAAAGTTGCGTGGTGTTCTACGGGAAGCAAGGGAGGATGGACCGTTCTCATGGCGTCAACGTCCGCTATAGAGCTCCTATCATTTCGTTCCAGTGTCTTTTTAAAATTGCGTTCACTGCAGACAGAAGTTTCTCATGATTGTAAAGCATTCAAGATTGCTACCGTACGCTCCAAGGTTTGGCACGTGAAAATGCGCCACCCGGAACGGAACGCTAACGACGGGACCTTAGTTTACCATCGTTTGACATCTCGAACAGAAGCAAGACAAGACATTTACTTCCCTTCGCCCAACACATCGAGAACCTGACTTGCAAACATGTCGTCAACAGTCAAGCCGCCGGGCAAGGCGGACGTTTTGTTGCAAAAGACCGAAACCTCGAAACATGCCCACGAACGTCAGCAGAATGCACAAGGCGGCAAGCCGTTGACAGCGGCAGAGGTGATGGCACATCCAGAATACCCTCATATATACTGGGATCTACCAGCCGACAGGCAGGACAGGCTAGAAGTTGCCGCTGGTCGTGGAGGGCCTCTGAACATCGCCTACGAAATTCACGGACATGGACCTCGGAAGCTTGTTGTATGTTCCAACACGTTGACTTTGTTCGTTGCAAGCGCTTACAATTTGCGTTAGTGGATAATGGGTCTCGGTGGACTCATGAATAATTGGCAACGACAGACCAAATACTTCGGACATGAAAATGCCGACAAGTATACCTGCCTGATTATCGACAATCGTGGCATAGGGAAGAGTGACAAGCCCTTGCTTCGGTACACAACTTCAGAGATGGCAAAGGATGTTATCGAGGTGCTTGATCACATTGGCTGGACTGAAGATCGAAGCTTGCATCTTGTCGGCATCAGCATGGGCGGTATGATCTCGCAGGAGCTTGTAAGCGTTATACCAGTCGAGCATCATTGTATCCTATTGACGAGTCTAGGGCATGCTCATACCCGAGAGAATCTGCAGTCTGAACCTGATATCAACCGCGCCACGAATCATTCGTACTCTTCCCTTCTGGGAGAACCTCAAGAACAGAGCGTACATGCTTGTTCCAAAGTCGCTCGACGATCAAATCGCCAAGGTCAAGGAAGACTGCTATTCACCGCAGTGGCTGTCGCAGCCGGATGAACTCGAGCACACCGTGCAGAAATTTCCAACAAATGGAGATCGCTTCGCCGCCGGTGAGCTCAAAAAACGCACAACGCCAGGCAACATGACTCCAGCAAGCTTCATCTGCCAGCTTGTTGCTGCTGGCTGGCATCACAAGTCGGCGAAGGATCTCAAGCAGATTGGCGACAAAGTCGGTCGAGAACGAATCCTGGTCTTTCATGGTACTGGCGACCACATGATCGATTTCATGCACGCGGAGATGTTGCTCAAGGAGCTTGGGGGTGAGGATGAAGGAGTCACGAAATCGTTCCATCAGGGCATGGGCCATGTCGGACCTATCGAGATA
Coding sequences:
- a CDS encoding 40S ribosomal protein S12, producing the protein MSVLDALKGVLKISLIHDGLARGLREASKALDRRQAHMCVLNEACEEEAYKKLVVALCGEHKIPLIKVPDGKQLGEWAGLCQIDREGNARKVVNCSCVVVKDWGEESQERSILLNYFETEQ